One Thermodesulfobacteriota bacterium genomic window carries:
- the lnt gene encoding apolipoprotein N-acyltransferase: MMTKLQKKNTPVSGVRQESDSTLKQILLACLAALLYVLAFPRIGLWILAWVQAVPLWHAISRTGAKKSFLLGWLYGALLSIGISYWVFFALNEYSHAGFLVSLVFLLAVNGAFIGLFFAVYSAAANRVLRLCPSPIIRAAGLAGLWVVMEYGRACLLGGMPWCLLGHSQHKALRLIQAADIAGVYGLSFLIVFTGSLLYSALTCLPDKRMALGRLLPALAAVIAVVVYGSIRLGQYPPQPQEADAGASALVAVIQGNTAQDEKWKRKNSGDIVSRYLRMTEAALASGARLVIWPETAIATYYLQDKLPAEMMRLLRTYNAGLITGGPRYTGRKGSYTFYNTVYYIDGNGIKTFHDKLHLLPFGEFFPLGFMDVLNLRYAGPRQYTAGTTYTLFDTAAGACGSLVCFEVIYPRYAREFVNQGADFLVNISNDSWFGPTSAHYQHFAMAVFRSVECRRPLARSANTGISGFIDASGRIVSRLPVFTEDISLYRLPLEKRTTFYCRFGDVFAWLCFLTGFVVFFKPDIFSSRKTCYSSLFQP, translated from the coding sequence ATGATGACTAAACTCCAGAAGAAAAATACGCCTGTATCAGGCGTCAGGCAGGAAAGCGATTCCACGTTAAAACAAATCCTGCTGGCTTGCCTGGCCGCCCTGCTGTATGTCCTGGCGTTTCCGCGGATCGGGCTCTGGATACTTGCCTGGGTCCAGGCAGTGCCGCTATGGCATGCAATCTCAAGGACAGGCGCCAAAAAATCTTTTCTGCTGGGATGGCTGTACGGGGCCCTGTTGTCGATCGGCATTTCGTACTGGGTGTTCTTTGCCCTCAATGAATACAGCCATGCCGGTTTTTTGGTCAGCCTGGTATTCTTACTGGCCGTGAACGGCGCCTTTATCGGTTTATTCTTTGCCGTTTACAGTGCCGCGGCCAACCGGGTGTTGCGACTGTGTCCATCCCCTATAATAAGGGCTGCCGGGTTGGCCGGCCTGTGGGTCGTCATGGAATACGGCCGCGCCTGCCTGCTGGGGGGAATGCCCTGGTGCCTGCTCGGTCACTCCCAGCACAAGGCATTAAGGCTGATACAGGCGGCGGACATTGCCGGCGTCTATGGTTTGTCCTTCCTGATTGTTTTTACCGGCTCCCTGCTGTACAGCGCTTTAACATGCCTGCCGGATAAACGCATGGCCCTCGGGCGCCTGCTGCCCGCCCTGGCAGCCGTGATAGCCGTTGTCGTGTACGGAAGTATTCGTCTGGGGCAATATCCGCCGCAACCGCAGGAAGCGGATGCCGGGGCTTCGGCCCTGGTTGCGGTTATCCAGGGCAACACCGCCCAGGATGAAAAATGGAAACGAAAAAACAGCGGCGACATCGTCTCCCGGTATCTGCGGATGACGGAAGCGGCGCTGGCCAGCGGTGCGCGGCTCGTTATCTGGCCGGAAACAGCCATCGCTACCTATTACCTGCAGGATAAACTTCCCGCGGAAATGATGCGCCTGCTGCGCACCTACAATGCGGGACTTATAACAGGGGGGCCCCGTTATACCGGAAGAAAGGGAAGTTATACATTCTATAACACCGTCTACTATATCGACGGCAACGGTATAAAAACATTTCACGACAAACTGCATTTGCTGCCCTTCGGCGAATTCTTCCCCCTGGGATTTATGGACGTGCTCAATCTCCGCTATGCAGGCCCCCGCCAGTATACGGCCGGCACCACCTACACGCTTTTTGACACGGCCGCAGGGGCCTGCGGATCCCTGGTCTGTTTTGAGGTCATCTACCCCCGATATGCGCGGGAATTTGTTAACCAGGGGGCGGACTTTCTGGTCAATATTTCCAATGACTCCTGGTTCGGCCCCACCAGCGCCCACTATCAGCATTTTGCCATGGCGGTCTTCAGAAGCGTGGAATGCCGCCGGCCCCTGGCGCGGTCCGCCAACACAGGCATATCGGGTTTTATAGATGCATCGGGCCGGATCGTCTCCCGGTTGCCTGTCTTTACCGAGGACATCAGCCTGTACCGGCTTCCATTGGAAAAGCGGACAACCTTTTACTGCCGCTTTGGCGACGTGTTTGCGTGGCTCTGTTTTCTTACCGGCTTTGTTGTGTTCTTTAAGCCCGATATTTTTTCATCCAGGAAGACCTGTTATTCTTCTCTTTTCCAGCCGTAG